A genomic segment from Lignipirellula cremea encodes:
- a CDS encoding PSD1 and planctomycete cytochrome C domain-containing protein: MAKIPMTQTKQRGPSAIRPIDVRTSKLSRILNFALRILALAILPSSFAAADEGTDFFEAKIRPVLVEHCYACHSADAARAKKLKGELLLDTRDGIRKGGESGPAVVPGKVKESMLIAAIRHESFEMPPKGKLPEQVIADFVKWIEMGSPDPRDGSTAETAEIDWEAAKRHWAFQPPQRHAAPAVKNKAWPKTEIDYFVLAALEAKGLSPVPPAAKRTWLRRVTFDLIGLPPTAEELYDFEQDNSPHATAKAIDRLFASPHYGERWARHWLDVARYADDKALAFPNPWPHSYRYRDWVVRALSEDLPYDEFLRLQLAGDLLSGPVDDYTRRLTGLGFQGLGAVYHKGNVGEQVKADEIDDRVDTLTRGLLGLTVACARCHDHKYDPIPTRDYYSLASAYNGARWEEVQLASHEEIARYQAWDKAAKEKQSQLNQWLEARGRDIGRVALKDAERLLLVAWQMRILQLHKVAFDETKLADQEKLPPLFLSRCRKFVETISSGKPPAPFAEWAGVVAEESKQPQIDGTNVFIPDRLREATATLVREINEALVVRDKSEMLNAAQDALLKAIWLEGKAPFAVSAKETADLLSSEQKQEHASQQAAIAAHAKLAPPQPPRAHGVTGGGEPMKVFIRGNVLRPGDVAPPGFLQILSSVSATPRSPEKFTRLDLADAIASRDNPLTARVIVNRVWQHHFGRGLIATPSNFGQLGERPTHPQLLDTLAVRFMDAGWSLKWLHREILNSATYQLAADYDGQSAAVDPDNHWLWRFAPRRLEIESWRDAVLATSGRLDRSLGGPSTSLAEPAHVRRTLYGKISRREPDKLLVAFDFPDANVSSEQRHTTIVPQQQLFVLNSEFMLTSAREFAARIERSSPDEEARIAWSYREAFGRSPTADEAAAALAFVRSILATDDKQKAWQQLAHALLAANEFTWIE, translated from the coding sequence CATGACCCAAACGAAGCAACGAGGCCCGAGCGCCATTCGGCCGATTGACGTTCGAACATCGAAGTTGTCTCGGATTTTGAATTTCGCGCTTCGCATCTTGGCCCTGGCGATCTTGCCGTCTTCATTTGCCGCGGCCGATGAGGGAACCGACTTCTTCGAAGCGAAGATTCGCCCGGTGCTGGTAGAACATTGCTACGCCTGCCATTCGGCCGATGCCGCCCGGGCGAAGAAGCTCAAGGGGGAATTGCTGCTCGACACGCGGGACGGGATCCGCAAAGGGGGCGAGAGCGGGCCCGCGGTTGTTCCCGGCAAGGTCAAGGAGAGCATGCTGATCGCGGCGATCCGGCACGAGTCGTTCGAGATGCCCCCCAAGGGGAAATTGCCCGAGCAGGTGATCGCCGACTTCGTGAAGTGGATCGAGATGGGATCGCCCGATCCGCGCGACGGTTCCACTGCGGAAACCGCCGAGATCGACTGGGAAGCCGCTAAACGTCACTGGGCTTTTCAACCGCCGCAGCGACATGCCGCGCCGGCTGTGAAAAATAAGGCATGGCCGAAAACAGAGATCGACTATTTCGTGCTCGCGGCGCTCGAAGCGAAAGGGCTAAGCCCGGTGCCGCCCGCCGCGAAACGAACCTGGTTGCGGCGAGTGACGTTCGACTTGATCGGCCTGCCGCCGACCGCCGAGGAACTGTACGACTTCGAACAAGACAACTCGCCACACGCGACGGCGAAAGCGATCGATCGGCTGTTCGCTTCGCCACATTACGGCGAACGCTGGGCGCGGCACTGGCTCGACGTGGCGCGTTATGCGGACGACAAAGCGCTCGCCTTCCCGAACCCGTGGCCGCATTCGTATCGATATCGTGATTGGGTCGTCCGCGCGTTGTCCGAGGATCTGCCGTACGATGAATTCCTGCGGTTGCAATTGGCGGGCGATCTGCTATCCGGTCCTGTGGACGATTACACGCGGCGGCTCACCGGGCTGGGCTTCCAAGGATTGGGAGCCGTCTATCACAAAGGCAATGTGGGTGAGCAGGTGAAAGCGGACGAGATCGACGACCGAGTCGACACGCTCACTCGCGGGTTGCTCGGCCTGACCGTCGCGTGCGCCCGCTGCCACGATCACAAGTACGATCCGATTCCGACGCGCGATTACTATTCCCTTGCCTCCGCGTACAACGGCGCCCGCTGGGAGGAAGTGCAACTCGCCTCGCACGAGGAAATCGCGCGCTATCAAGCATGGGACAAAGCAGCGAAAGAAAAGCAATCGCAACTGAATCAGTGGTTGGAAGCTCGCGGCCGCGACATTGGCCGCGTCGCATTGAAAGACGCGGAACGGCTGCTGTTGGTGGCGTGGCAAATGCGAATCCTGCAGCTCCACAAAGTTGCGTTCGACGAAACGAAACTCGCCGACCAAGAGAAGTTGCCGCCGTTGTTCTTGAGCCGCTGCCGCAAGTTTGTGGAAACGATCAGTAGCGGCAAGCCACCCGCGCCGTTCGCCGAATGGGCAGGCGTGGTCGCCGAGGAGTCAAAGCAGCCGCAGATCGATGGAACCAATGTGTTCATCCCCGATCGTCTGCGCGAAGCCACCGCCACACTGGTTCGCGAAATCAACGAGGCGCTGGTGGTTCGCGACAAATCAGAAATGCTCAACGCGGCGCAAGACGCACTGTTGAAAGCCATTTGGCTCGAAGGCAAAGCGCCGTTTGCGGTGAGTGCGAAGGAGACGGCCGATCTGCTTTCATCGGAACAGAAGCAGGAACACGCGTCGCAGCAAGCGGCGATCGCCGCCCACGCGAAGCTCGCGCCGCCGCAGCCTCCCCGAGCGCATGGCGTGACCGGTGGCGGCGAACCGATGAAGGTTTTCATTCGCGGCAATGTGTTGCGGCCCGGCGACGTGGCTCCGCCCGGCTTCTTGCAAATCCTCAGTTCCGTTTCGGCCACGCCCCGTTCGCCGGAAAAATTCACGCGGCTCGATTTGGCGGACGCGATCGCTTCCCGTGACAACCCACTGACGGCACGCGTGATCGTCAACCGAGTGTGGCAGCACCATTTCGGCCGTGGGCTCATCGCCACTCCCAGCAACTTCGGACAACTAGGCGAACGGCCGACGCACCCCCAGTTGCTCGACACGCTGGCCGTGCGTTTCATGGACGCCGGCTGGTCGTTGAAGTGGTTGCACCGCGAGATTCTCAATTCTGCGACGTACCAACTGGCGGCCGATTACGACGGCCAATCCGCCGCCGTCGATCCGGACAACCACTGGCTGTGGCGATTCGCACCGCGGCGATTGGAGATCGAAAGTTGGCGAGATGCCGTGTTGGCAACTTCTGGGCGGCTCGACCGATCGCTCGGCGGACCTTCGACGAGCCTCGCCGAACCGGCGCACGTGCGCCGCACCTTGTATGGCAAAATCAGTCGCCGGGAACCGGACAAACTACTGGTGGCGTTCGACTTTCCGGACGCGAACGTGTCGAGCGAACAGCGGCACACCACCATTGTCCCGCAGCAGCAATTGTTCGTGTTGAATAGCGAGTTCATGCTGACGAGTGCCCGCGAATTCGCCGCGCGGATCGAACGTTCCAGTCCGGACGAGGAGGCTCGCATCGCGTGGAGTTACCGCGAAGCGTTCGGCCGTTCCCCCACAGCGGATGAAGCGGCGGCGGCGTTGGCGTTTGTCCGTTCGATCTTGGCGACTGATGACAAACAG